In the Prochlorococcus sp. MIT 1307 genome, one interval contains:
- a CDS encoding acylneuraminate cytidylyltransferase family protein, which translates to MNVALIPARGGSKGIPKKNLQMVNGKSLLSRTIQAAKDSKSIDLVFVSSDSKEILELASKCGAIAIQRSDQLSLDTTSTEEVILNELSNIENHSGKIELLILLQCTSPFSTSNEIDLVVNTLEENFEYHDAAFAVSECHSFIWQYDHSKKRASGINHKSDLPRQRRQDLKIKQYLELGSVYVVFREALLKSKCRFGTRPLPVEVSSKNSYIEIDSLEDLKIANLIAKEK; encoded by the coding sequence ATGAATGTTGCCCTGATCCCTGCAAGAGGAGGCTCTAAAGGAATCCCAAAGAAGAATCTCCAAATGGTCAATGGAAAAAGTCTTTTAAGCAGAACAATTCAAGCTGCAAAGGATTCTAAAAGTATTGATTTAGTTTTTGTTTCTTCTGATTCAAAAGAAATATTAGAACTAGCATCTAAGTGTGGAGCAATTGCCATTCAAAGATCTGATCAATTATCATTAGATACTACAAGTACTGAAGAAGTAATTTTAAATGAACTAAGTAATATTGAAAATCATAGTGGCAAGATTGAATTATTAATTTTACTTCAATGCACCTCACCATTTAGCACTTCAAATGAAATAGATTTAGTCGTAAATACTTTAGAAGAAAATTTTGAGTACCATGATGCCGCGTTTGCAGTATCCGAATGTCATTCATTTATATGGCAATATGACCATAGCAAAAAACGGGCCAGTGGTATTAATCATAAAAGTGATTTACCTCGACAAAGAAGGCAAGACTTAAAGATAAAGCAATATCTCGAACTTGGCTCTGTGTATGTTGTCTTTAGAGAAGCTTTACTCAAATCAAAATGTAGATTTGGTACACGTCCCCTTCCTGTTGAAGTTTCTTCTAAGAATTCATATATAGAGATTGATTCATTAGAAGATCTAAAAATTGCTAATTTAATAGCTAAAGAAAAGTAA
- a CDS encoding N-acetylneuraminate synthase family protein, whose product MEDISYKKILKVDKSIMNFCIEKNKTVADAIQAFFASKGLPLIVINASYELIGSLSNGDIRKFLSDPKSKITDPISKALNRSPHYAFDTDDISVVKHELSTEKTRLVPIITKNRKVISIAYLTDISLNINQKDITYQNNLIYLIAEIGVNHNGNLKEAYELVDAAVEANFDAVKLQFRSNSTYSNVKETGNIDLGTEYILEELKRTSLNSEEEKKLCRYIRSKQIDFIGTPFDDDALERLYSYQPDAIKIASCDLTNHSLLKNCANKNLPLIISTGMSNETEIIQTKQYLTELEVDHAFLHCNSTYPSPVEDARLKYIGRLAYITNAISGYSSHDGNKYIPLAAIGAGAKIIELHITKDKKAKGTDHAASLVIDELKSFVKSARLIAKALGSSNPRVPTQGELINKVSLGKSLCYKRNLKKGTIINTEKDFILRSPGDGITSTRLNEFINKKLTKDVNYLDKVDFTDFENLVNLSTNIRKELQDDQRKSLSQFEWGVPVRYRDMEEMISLFKPPLIEIHLSSKDLGFPLENLNHKYMKNKSIILHAIEQYHDGFILDLASNRQDIIDESFLRINELNEHAKKINTLFQPKQKIKIVMNCGGFSRTNFLNKEEVQQREVLLIDNLILAKNKLSEFEILPQSMPPFPWHQGGRSYHNLLRSTESLISLNQQTGLNICLDFSHTYMDCLYTKCDFYQALESLMPITSHLHISDSNSSSNEGLNIDEGSIDFENVFNIILNKDFSKRTISLIPEVWQGHHNNGEGFQIALERMSRYISEQVS is encoded by the coding sequence ATGGAAGATATTTCCTACAAGAAAATATTAAAAGTAGACAAGTCTATAATGAATTTCTGCATCGAAAAAAATAAAACTGTTGCAGATGCAATTCAGGCATTTTTTGCTAGCAAGGGGCTACCTCTAATAGTAATAAACGCAAGTTACGAATTGATAGGGTCCTTGAGCAATGGAGATATAAGAAAATTTCTTAGTGATCCAAAATCAAAAATAACTGATCCCATATCGAAGGCTTTAAATAGAAGTCCACATTACGCATTTGATACAGATGATATTAGTGTCGTAAAGCATGAGCTTTCTACAGAAAAAACTCGTCTTGTTCCAATTATAACTAAGAATAGAAAAGTAATATCAATAGCATATCTTACAGATATAAGCTTAAATATTAACCAGAAAGATATAACATATCAGAATAATTTGATCTACCTAATAGCTGAAATAGGTGTTAATCATAATGGCAATCTCAAAGAAGCCTATGAATTAGTCGATGCTGCTGTGGAAGCTAATTTTGATGCTGTGAAATTACAATTTAGATCTAATTCTACCTACTCCAATGTCAAAGAGACAGGTAATATTGATCTTGGAACAGAATATATTCTAGAAGAGCTTAAAAGGACATCATTAAATAGTGAGGAAGAAAAGAAACTATGTAGATATATACGTTCTAAGCAAATAGACTTTATTGGTACTCCTTTTGATGATGATGCTTTGGAGCGTTTATATAGCTATCAACCTGATGCGATAAAAATTGCATCTTGTGATTTAACTAACCATTCACTTCTCAAAAACTGTGCCAATAAAAATCTTCCTTTAATAATAAGTACAGGCATGTCCAATGAGACAGAAATTATTCAAACAAAACAATATCTTACAGAACTGGAAGTTGATCACGCGTTTCTACATTGTAATTCAACCTACCCTTCTCCAGTAGAGGATGCACGTTTAAAATATATAGGTCGCCTCGCTTATATAACTAATGCTATTTCAGGTTACTCATCACATGATGGGAACAAGTATATACCTCTTGCAGCAATCGGTGCTGGTGCAAAAATAATAGAATTGCACATAACAAAAGATAAAAAGGCTAAAGGAACTGACCATGCTGCTTCTTTAGTCATAGACGAACTAAAAAGCTTTGTGAAGTCAGCCAGGTTGATAGCAAAAGCACTAGGAAGTAGTAATCCTCGAGTACCTACACAGGGAGAGTTAATCAACAAAGTATCTCTAGGTAAAAGTCTATGCTACAAAAGAAACCTTAAGAAAGGTACGATAATAAATACTGAGAAAGATTTCATTCTTAGATCCCCTGGTGATGGCATAACATCAACCAGATTAAATGAGTTTATAAATAAGAAGTTAACTAAGGATGTAAATTATCTAGATAAAGTTGATTTTACAGACTTTGAAAATCTAGTAAATCTTTCTACTAACATTAGAAAAGAGCTTCAAGATGATCAAAGGAAGTCTCTGTCACAGTTCGAATGGGGAGTACCAGTAAGATACCGTGATATGGAAGAGATGATCAGCTTATTTAAGCCACCATTAATTGAAATTCATTTAAGCTCCAAAGACCTAGGCTTCCCCTTAGAGAACCTGAACCATAAATATATGAAAAATAAATCGATTATATTACATGCAATAGAACAATATCATGATGGTTTTATTCTAGATCTTGCCTCTAATCGTCAAGATATTATAGACGAAAGTTTTCTTCGCATCAATGAATTAAATGAACATGCTAAGAAGATCAATACTCTTTTCCAACCTAAACAGAAAATTAAGATTGTAATGAATTGCGGAGGATTTAGTAGAACTAATTTTTTAAATAAAGAGGAAGTTCAACAAAGAGAAGTGTTGCTAATTGATAATTTAATCTTAGCTAAGAATAAACTCTCTGAATTTGAAATATTACCTCAATCTATGCCTCCTTTTCCATGGCATCAAGGAGGACGTTCTTACCACAACCTGCTCCGGTCAACAGAGTCTCTCATAAGCCTCAATCAACAAACTGGGCTAAACATATGCCTTGATTTTTCACATACATACATGGATTGCTTATATACCAAATGCGACTTTTATCAAGCATTAGAAAGTTTAATGCCAATAACATCACATCTACATATTTCAGATAGTAATTCCTCATCCAATGAGGGATTGAATATAGATGAAGGAAGTATCGATTTTGAAAATGTTTTTAACATCATTCTGAATAAAGATTTTTCAAAAAGGACAATTTCTTTAATCCCGGAGGTTTGGCAAGGACATCACAATAATGGTGAAGGTTTTCAAATAGCATTAGAAAGAATGTCTAGATATATATCAGAGCAAGTATCTTAA